One Melospiza melodia melodia isolate bMelMel2 chromosome 1, bMelMel2.pri, whole genome shotgun sequence genomic window carries:
- the NOS3 gene encoding LOW QUALITY PROTEIN: nitric oxide synthase 3 (The sequence of the model RefSeq protein was modified relative to this genomic sequence to represent the inferred CDS: inserted 1 base in 1 codon) encodes MFSLLCSHIQFATNRGNIRSAITIFPPRAPGRGDFRIWNPQLIRYAGYRQPDGSVMGDPANVDITELCIQHGWTPGGGRFDVLPLLLQGPDESPELFPLPPELVLEVPLHHPTLEWFSELGLRWHALPAVANLLLEIGGLEFPAAPFNGWYMGTEIGSRNLCDRHRYDVLPEVARRMGLDTGTSSSLWKDRAAVEVNVAVLHSFQVAQVTIVDHHAATESFMKHLAAEGRARGGCPADWAWIVPPLSGSLTPVFHQEMVNYQLSPAFRYQPDAWKVYVSKGTTVTRRKTFKEVANAVKISAKLMGQVMARRVKATILYGTETGKSRTYAWNLXQLFRRAFDPKVLCMDEYDVVALEHESLVLVVTSTFGNGDPPECAESFSKALMEMTSPYTGTSQAEPPMSYKLRFNSVSQSDQLVSSWKKKRRQLSNTDSAGHLGALRFAVFGLGSRAYPHFCAFARAVDTRLEELGGERLLPLGEGDELCAQEESFRTWARQVFQAACETFCVGDGAGGAEELFAPPQGWKRQRHRLVPQPQATETLAGLSQLHKRQVFPCSVLSVENLQSEESSRQTLLVRVGCAEQAGLPHLPGDHLGVFPANREELVRAVLDRVEDAPGPEQPLGLEKLSHNPPSPGGSSPGPRWVLQPRLPPCTLAQALTFYLDVAAPPTPQFLQLLGSLARDPAERERLQRLAQDARLYEEWKWFRCPTLPEVLAEFPSVALPAALLLSQLPLLQPRYYSISSAPGAHPGEIHLTVAVVTYHSENGQGPLHYGVCSTWLARLQPGDTVPAFIRGAPSFRLPPAPDTPCILVGPGTGVAPFRSFWQHRLQLLRNGGGPLGPMVLVFGCRSSALDHIYREEMEEARQQGALSQVLTAFSREPGCPKTYVQDVLRAQLAAEVHQVLCQRGGHMYVCGDVTMATEVLQTVQHILAQEGHMTLGQAGDVISELRDKNRYHEDIFGLTFRTQEVALRIRSQSFSLQERRPPGPGP; translated from the exons ATGTTCAGCCTCCTCTGCTCGCACATCCAGTTCGCCACCAACCGCGGCAACATCCG GTCCGCCATCACCATCTTCCCCCCGCGGGCTCCGGGCCGCGGCGATTTCCGCATCTGGAACCCGCAGCTGATCCGCTACGCGGGCTACCGGCAGCCCGACGGCTCCGTGATGGGAGACCCTGCCAACGTGGACATCACCGAG CTCTGCATCCAACACGGCTGGACCCCCGGCGGGGGCCGCTTCGAcgtgctgccgctgctgctgcagggccccgaCGAGTCCCCCGAGCTGTTCCCGCTGCCGCCGGAGCTGGTGCTCGAGGTGCCGCTGCACCACCCCAC GCTGGAGTGGTTCTCGGAGCTGGGGCTGCGCTGGCACGCCCTGCCGGCCGTGGCCAACCTGCTGCTGGAGATCGGGGGGCTCGAGTTCCCCGCGGCGCCCTTCAACGGCTGGTACATGGGCACCGAGATCGGCTCCCGCAACCTCTGCGACCGCCACCGCTACGACGTGCTGCCC GAGGTGGCCCGGCGCATGGGGCTGGACACGGGGACCAGCTCGTCCCTCTGGAAGGACCGGGCGGCTGTGGAGGTGAACGTGGCAGTGCTGCACAGCTTCCAG GTGGCGCAGGTGACCATCGTGGACCACCACGCGGCCACCGAGTCGTTCATGAAGCACCTGGCGGCCgaggggcgggcgcggggcgggtgTCCCGCGGACTGGGCCTGGATCGTGCCGCCCCTCTCGGGCAGCCTCACCCCCGTGTTCCACCAGGAGATGGTCAACTACCAGCTGAGCCCCGCCTTCCGCTACCAG CCCGACGCCTGGAAGGTTTACGTGTCCAAGGGCACCACTGTCACCCGGAGGAAGACCTTCAAGGAGGTGGCCAA CGCCGTGAAGATCTCGGCCAAGCTGATGGGGCAGGTGATGGCGCGGCGCGTCAAGGCCACCATCCTGTACGGCACCGAGACCGGCAAGTCGCGCACCTACGCCTGGAACC TGCAGCTCTTCCGCCGCGCCTTCGACCCCAAG GTGCTGTGCATGGATGAGTATGACGTGGTGGCCCTGGAGCACGAGAGCCTGGTCTTGGTGGTCACCAGCACGTTTGGGAATGGGGACCCTCCAGAGTGTGCTGAG AGCTTCTCCAAGGCGCTGATGGAGATGACATCGCCCtacactggcacctcccaggcaGAGCCGCCCAT GAGCTACAAGCTGCGCTTCAACAGCGTCTCCCAGTCCGACCAGCTCGTGTCCTCCTGGAAGAAGAAGCGGCGGCAGCTGAGCAACACAGAcagtgcaggacacctgggagcccTGCG GTTCGCGGTGTTCGGGCTGGGCTCCCGGGCGTACCCCCACTTCTGCGCGTTCGCGCGGGCCGTGGACACgcggctggaggagctgggcggGGAGCGGCTGCTGCCCCTGGGCGAGGGCGACGAGCTGTGCGCGCAGGAGGAGTCGTTCCGCACCTGGGCCCGCCAGGTGTTCCAG GCCGCCTGCGAGACGTTCTGCGTGGGGGACGGGGCGGGGGGCGCCGAGGAGCTGTTCGCGCCCCCGCAGGGCTGGAAGCGCCAGAGGCACCGGCTGGTGCCGCAGCCCCAGGCCACCGAGACCCTGGCCG ggctgtcccagctgcaCAAGCGCCAGGTGTTCCCCTGCTCGGTGCTGTCCGTGGAGAACCTGCAGAGTGAGGAGTCCAG CCGGCAGACGCTGCTGGTGCGGGTGGGCTGCGCGGAGCAGGCGGGGCTGCCGCACCTGCCCGGGGACCACCTGGGCGTGTTCCCCGCCAACCGCGAGGAGCTGGTGCGGGCCGTGCTGGACAGGGTGGAGGATGCGCCGGGCCCCGAGCAGCCCCTGGGCCTGGAGA AACTGAGCCACAATCCCCCGTCCCCAGGCGGGTCCAGCCCCGGGCCCCGCTgggtgctgcagccccggctgccgccctgcaccctggcccaggctctcaCCTTCTACCTGGACGTGGCGGCGCCCCCGACGCCCCagttcctgcagctgctgggctcgCTGGCGCGGGACCCCGCCGAGCGGGAGCGGCTGCAGCGCCTGGCGCAG GACGCGCGGCTGTACGAGGAGTGGAAGTGGTTCCGGTGCCCGACGCTGCCCGAGGTGCTGGCCGAGTTCCCGTCCGTGGCCCTGCCCGCCgcgctgctgctctcccagctccCGCTGCTCCAGCCCCGCTACTACTCCATCAGCTCCGCGCCCGGCGCCCACCCGGGCGAGATCCACCTCACCGTGGCCGTGGTCACCTACCACAGCGAGA ACGGGCAGGGTCCGCTCCACTACGGCGTCTGCTCCACGTGGCTGGCGCGGCTGCAGCCGGGGGACACGGTGCCAGCCTTCATCCGGGG GGCCCCCTCGTTCCGGCTGCCGCCCGCCCCCGACACCCCCTGCATCCTCGTGGGGCCCGGCACCGGCGTGGCGCCCTTCCGCAGCTTCTGGCAGCACCGGCTGCAGCTCCTGCGCAACGGag GTGGCCCCCTGGGCCCCATGGTGCTGGTGTTCGGCTGCCGCTCCTCCGCCCTGGACCACATCTACCgcgaggagatggaggaggcGCGGCAGCAGGGCGCGCTCAGCCAGGTGCTCACCGCCTTCTCCCGGGAGCCCGGCTGCCCCAAG ACGTACGTGCAGGACGTGCTGCGGGCACAGCTGGCGGCCGAGGTGCACCAGGTGCTCTGCCAGCGCGGGGGCCACATGTACGTGTGCGGGGATGTCACCATGGCCACCGAGGTGCTGCAGACCGTGCAGCACATCCTGGCCCAGGAGGGCCACATGACGCTGGGCCAGGCGGGGGACGTCATCAGCGAGCTGAGG GACAAGAACCGCTACCACGAGGACATCTTCGGGCTGACGTTCCGCACGCAGGAGGTGGCCCTGCGCATCCGCAGCCAGTCCTTCTCCCTGCAGGAGCGGCGCCCGCCGGGGCCCGGCCCCTGa
- the ATG9B gene encoding autophagy-related protein 9B, producing the protein MAEHGEEHRDYREYRRLEDCEEDSPPGEEEEEQLLLHVTEGPTDSWHHIKDLDSFFTKIYQFHQRNGFACVLLSDVLELVQFLFVVTFSTFLLCCVDYDVLFATRPLNHSHVPERAKVTLPDAVLPAPQCARRLRGSGWLLFLLVLAGAVWLCRLVTALRRLVGYWEIRSFYIRALGIPAEELCNHSWQSVQARLLALQRRQPLCVPRRELTELDIHHRILCFRNYTVAMVNKSLLPVRFRLPLLGPVVFLTRGLQFNLELLLFRGPAALFQNTWSLRPQVKRAGARRALARGLARAAVLLGVANLALCPCVLGWRLLLAFFSYAEGLKRAPGSLGARRWSLYARHYLRHFNELGHELQARLGRGHAPATRYMDSFSSPLLAVLARHVGFFAGSVLAVLIVLTVYDEDVLTVQHILTAITLLGLVVTVARSFIPDEHAVWCPEQLLQRVLAHVHYLPEHWQGRAGRAETRAEMAQLFQYKAVFILEELLSPLVTPLILIFAFPPRALDIVDFFRNFTVEVAGVGDICSFAQLDVRHHGNPQWLSEGHTEAPPERQAEHGKTELSLMRFALSNPRWRPPPPARRFLGHLQAQVTRDAASAPAPRHLLPEGPLPASLLSEESALAPEALVSSVLAASGLVARDPRFGPPCSTASATASLLASLRTPLGTCAAPESPGEHPEDRPALSESRLRSLSRSALLAEVASAEMSLHAIYLHQLHQQQQQQPQGPQPAGAPKHPLVTTGSAARASQLREMPLGGWAEEDEEEEEEEAETMT; encoded by the exons ACTCGTGGCATCACATTAAGGACCTGGACAGTTTCTTCACCAAG ATCTACCAGTTCCACCAGAGGAATGGCTTTGCCTGCGTGCTGCTCTCGGACGTGCTGGAGCTGGT GCAGTTCCTGTTCGTGGTCACCTTCAGCACGTTCCTGCTGTGCTGCGTGGACTACGATGTGCTGTTCGCCACGCGCCCGCTCAACCACAGCCACGTCCCCGAGCGCGCCAAGGTGACGCTGCCCGACGCCGTGCTGCCCGCCCCGCAGTGCGCCCGCag GCTCCGTGGCAGCGGGtggctgctgttcctgctggTGCTGGCGGGCGCGGTGTGGCTCTGCCGCCTGGTCACGGCGCTGCGGCGCCTCGTGGGCTACTGGGAGATCCGCAGCTTCTACATCCGAGCGCTGGGCATCCCCGCG GAGGAGCTGTGTAACCACAGCTGGCAGTCGGTGCAGGcccggctgctggccctgcagcgGCGCCAGCCCCTGTGCGTGCCGCGCCGGGAGCTGACGGAGCTCGACATCCACCACCGCATCCTGTGCTTCCGCAACTACACCGTGGCCATGGTCAACAAGTCCCTGCTGCCCGTGCGCTTCCGCCTGCCGCTGCTGGGCCCCGTGGTGTTCCTGACGCGCGGGCTGCAGTtcaacctggagctgctgctgttccgCGGCCCGGCCGCGCTCTTCCAGAACACCTGGAGCCTGCGGCCGCAGGTGAAGCGGGCGGGCGCGCGGCGGGCGCTGGCGCGGGGGCTGGCGCGGGCGGCCGTGCTGCTGGGGGTGGCCAACCTGGCGCTGTGCCCCTGCGTGCTGGGCTGGCGCCTGCTGCTCGCCTTCTTCAGCTACGCCGAGGGGCTGAAGCGGGCGCCGGGCAGCCTGGGCGCGCGCCGCTGGTCGCTCTACGCGCGCCACTACCTGCGCCACTTCAACGAGCTGGGCCACGAGCTGCAGGCGCGCCTGGGCCGCGGCCACGCACCCGCCACCCGGTACATGGACTCGTTCAGCAGCCCGCTGCTGGCCGTGCTGGCCCGCCACGTCGGCTTCTTCGCCGGCTCCGTGCTGGCCGTGCTCATCGTGCTCACCGTGTATGACGAGGACGTGCTGACCGTGCAGCACATCCTGACGGCCATCACCCTGCTGGGGCTCGTGGTCACCGTGGCCAG GTCCTTCATCCCAGACGAGCACGCGGTGTGGTGCccggagcagctgctgcagcgggTCCTGGCGCACGTTCATTACCTGCCCGAGCACTGGCAGGGCCGCGCTGGCCGTGCCGAGACGCGAGCAGAGATGGCACAGCTCTTCCAGTACAAGGCG GTTTTCATtctggaggagctgctgagccCCCTGGTGACACCCCTGATCCTCATCTTCGCCTTCCCCCCCCGCGCCCTGGACATCGTGGACTTCTTCCGCAACTTCACGGTGGAGGTGGCGGGCGTGGGCGACATCTGCTCCTTCGCGCAGCTGGACGTGCGCCACCACGGCAACCCGCAG TGGCTGTCCGAGGGACACACGGAGGCGCCGCCGGAGCGCCAGGCGGAGCACGGCAAGACGGAGCTGTCGCTGATGCGCTTCGCCCTGAGCAACCCCCgctggcggccgccgccgcccgcccgccgcttCCTCGGCCACCTGCAGGCGCAGGTGACCCGCGACGCCGCCagcgcgcccgccccgcggcacCTGCTGCCCGAGGGGCCGCTGCCCGCGTCCCTGCTGTCCGAGGAGTCGGCCCTGGCG CCCGAGGCGCTGGTCAGCAGTGTCCTGGCGGCCAGCGGGCTGGTGGCCCGGGACCCGCGCTTCGGGCCGCCCTGCAGCACGGCCAGCGCCACCGCCAGCCTGCTGGCGTCCCTGCGGACCCCCCTGGGCACCTGCGCGGCCCCCGAGAGCCCCGGCGAGCACCCCGAGGACAG GCCGGCGCTGAGCGAGTCGCGGCTGCGCAGCCTGAGCCGCTCGGCGCTGCTGGCCGAGGTGGCCTCTGCCGAGATGAGCCTGCACGCCATCTACCTGCACCAG ctccaccagcagcagcagcagcagccgcagggcCCCCAGCCCGCGGGGGCACCCAAACACCCCTTGGTGACCACAG gctcGGCTGCCCGCGCCTCGCAGCTGCGGGAGATGCCGCTGGGCGGGTGGgccgaggaggacgaggaggaggaggaggaggaagcggaGACGATGACgtag